The window TTGTTCCTATCAAAAATCGTCGAAACTTACCTCAAAACAAACAAATAGTCTTCACTAGTGCCTTTTATCGGCCAGATCTAGTTAACAATCAAGTAGTTAAAAGTTTCGAACAACTTCAAATTAGAAAAAATAATTCTGCATTACCACTCATTTTTATTTCTCCCGCTAATCTAAAAACAACTTTTTACACTAGTATGCCGGCAGCAAATCAAAATGCCTTATTTAATAGCATTACAGGACAAAAAAATGATTTATTCAACAGTTTATACTTAACACAGCCTACGAAATTAAAAAATGTCAAGTTAACTAAAAATATTAATGAGTATAAAAAGAATACGAACACTAAAAACGCCACTATTACTTTTGAAATATCATCGTTTCAAAAAGGGCCATATTACTTAGAACTTCCTTCAAACTTGGATGAAAATACAACATCAATCATTGTTAATGACCATCAGCTTAATAATCAAGATCTAGGGATTTCAAATAAATTATTAAACATTGGCTATTACTCTACAAATAAACCAATTAAAATCATTTTCAACTTAAATAAAAAAGACATCAACTTAAATGGTGTGCGAGTACTTCAATTTAAAGAACAAGAATTTAAGCAGATAATCAAAAAGTTTAAGCAAAAACAACCTATAACCTATCAAACAAGTCCTATTTCCTTAAGAATCAACTATAGTGCGGAAAAAAAGAAAATCTTAAATTCCACTATTCCTTACTCAAGAAATTGGATAATCTTTAACAATGGTAAGCTCCTTAAAACTCAAAAATTTGCTCAAACTTTTCTAAGTGCTCAGCTAAGCAAAGGACAACACCATCTCCTCTTAATTTATGTTCCTTTTGCATTTCTACTAGGCCTTTTAATTTCAATAGTTTCTCTTATTATCATGTTTATTTTCAAATCAAAAAGGGATTAACCTGCCGTAATGACTAGGTTAATCCCTTTTTTGGACAAAATATTAAAATTAGTTCAATGTTTTTACATCATTGATAGTAACATCAAAAGTTCCACCAGGAGTATTGATAGTTACTTTTTCACCCTTTTTCTTACCAAGTAAAGCTTGAGCAATTGGTGAATCATTAGAAATTTTTCCATTAAGTGGATCAGATTCATCAGATCCAACAATAGTATAAGTTTCTGGATCATCAGTACCTACTTCTGTATAAGTAACAGTCTTACCAATTGAAACTTCGTTAGGATCAACGCTATCTGCATCAACAACTTGTGCATATTTAAGCATTTGTTCAATTTGAACAATACGTTGCTCTACTGCACTTTGTTCATCTTTAGCTGCATCATATTCTGAGTTTTCTGATAAGTCACCAAATGATCTAGCAACCTTGATTCTTTCAATAACTTCTGGACGTTTTACTAATTTTAAGTTCTTTAATTCTTTCTGAAGCTTTTCCTTACCTTCAGCGGTCATTGGATAAACTTTTTCTGCCATACTAAAAATTCTCCTTACCTATACCTATTTTTCTTTGCACCAATCAGCTTATGTTTTCTACCTAAAAAAGTCAACCATTTTTACTGACCTAAACTACTATTTCGCTTCAAATGCTCATCGTAGTTTTCATTGTAGTAAACCTTACCAGTCTTCAGGTTAGCAACAAAGTATAGATAGTTAGACTTAATTGGGTTCAATACTGCACTAATAGAATCTAAACTTGGATTGTTGAATGGTCCTGGACCATATCCCTTATGTACATATAAGTTATATGGCGATTTCACTTTAATATCCTTTAGCGTCAAAGAATGCTTATGCTTATTCAAAGCATACATTACTGAAATATCAGATTGAAGTGGCATATTAGCCTTAAGTCGGTTAAAGAACACACCAGCAATCATCCGTCTGTCCTTAGTTTTTACACCTTCACGTTCTACAAGAGAAGCCAAAGTTAATACTTCCTGAACAGTTAAATGCTTTTTCTTAATTGAACTATAGTATGGTTGTAAAACTTGATCAGTCTTATCGACCATCTGGTTAACAAGTTCTTTTAAAGAAGCTCCTTGATAAACATCGTATTTAGCCGGGAAGAGATAACCCTCTAAGTGATAACGAACACCCTTACTATTCATTGAACTAGTCAAAAGTTTAGGATATTGTTTTTCTAAACTCTTCATAAAACTTTGGTCTTTCATCAATTTCAAGAAGTCTTGACGGCTATATTTTGTATTCTTACCAACTGTAGTAGCAATACTATCAATTGTTTGTCCTTCTTTTATCAAAACGTGACCAACAATTGGTCGTCCGCCTCCGCCTTGCAATTGACTAATAATTTCTTTGTTATGCATTGAAGGTGACAGGTAAAAATTACCTGCCTGAAAATTAGTTGCACTATGGCTCTTTAACCAAAAGTTAAAAACTGCTGCATTTCTAATAATCTTTTTCTCTTGTAAAATCTGAGCGATTTGACTATTAGTTGCTCCTGCAGGAATGTGAACACTAACAACATCTTCATCATGACGATTTGCAGGTTGAAGTGCATAACCAACATAGCAACCCCCAATTAAGACAACTAAAACTAAAATTGCTCCTAATCCACTAAGAATCCAGCGCGTAACCTTTTTAGATGCCTGTTCTTCTAGCTCATGATTTTTCTTTTTGTCCTGATTTAGCAAATGCTTTTCCTCCGAAAATCACAAAAATCTAAGACAATTATAGCAAAGCTCCCTAGAAAAAAATTAGCGAACTTTAATCTTTAGACTTTCTTTCAGATCTGCCTCAATTTTTTCCATTGCTTTAGCAACTACATCATCAGTTAATGTATCTTTTTCATTTAAGAAAGTTAATGAGTAAGAAATTGACTTATGACCTGATTCAATTTGACTACCAGCATAAACGTCAATTACTCGTATATCATGAAGATACTTGCCACCATTTAATTTGATTTGAGCTTCAATTTGCGCATTGGTTACTGCATTTGGCACTAATAGTGATAAATCACGTTCAATAGCTGGGAATTTAGGAGCAGCTTTGGCTTTCATTCCCTTATTAAGCATTGAAATAATTGCATCTAGATCAAGCTCATAAGCATAAATTTCACTTCCACGCAAAGCCTTATCAAGAGTAGTAACAGTATGAGCAAGCATTCCAATTAAACCTACATATTGGTCATTAATGTAAATACCAGCCGTTCTAGTTGGGTGCATCCCAATAATGGTTTCTGGACGATACTCTACGTCAGCATCCTTAATACCGATTGCTCTAAATAAGTTAGTCAATTGACCTTTTACAAAGTAGAAATCAATCTTTTGATCTAAGTGTTGCCAGTTTGCTGACAAGGTATGACCTGAGTAAAGGGCAGCTAAATGTTCATGTTCATTAAAAGTATTATTTTCATGATCATAAACTCGACCTTGTTCAAACAAAGCTAATTCCTTTTGCTTACGAGCCATGTTATAGCTTGCAGCATCAACTAATCCAGTTAACAAGTTTTCTCTCATCGTTGAACGACTTGAGTTCAATGGCCATTGAACTTCAACAACTGGCTTAGGATCTTTAGTAAATGAGATTGCCTTTTCTGGAGAAGTTAATGAATAAGAAATAGCTTCCATTAAGCCTTGTCCTTGAACAATATCCTTAATTCTGCGCATTGCAGTTTCTTTTTCTGAATAACCACCGTGCGTCTCAGCCAAAAGTGGTTGCGTAGACTTTAAGTTATCG of the Lactobacillus isalae genome contains:
- the mltG gene encoding endolytic transglycosylase MltG, whose translation is MLNQDKKKNHELEEQASKKVTRWILSGLGAILVLVVLIGGCYVGYALQPANRHDEDVVSVHIPAGATNSQIAQILQEKKIIRNAAVFNFWLKSHSATNFQAGNFYLSPSMHNKEIISQLQGGGGRPIVGHVLIKEGQTIDSIATTVGKNTKYSRQDFLKLMKDQSFMKSLEKQYPKLLTSSMNSKGVRYHLEGYLFPAKYDVYQGASLKELVNQMVDKTDQVLQPYYSSIKKKHLTVQEVLTLASLVEREGVKTKDRRMIAGVFFNRLKANMPLQSDISVMYALNKHKHSLTLKDIKVKSPYNLYVHKGYGPGPFNNPSLDSISAVLNPIKSNYLYFVANLKTGKVYYNENYDEHLKRNSSLGQ
- the greA gene encoding transcription elongation factor GreA; protein product: MAEKVYPMTAEGKEKLQKELKNLKLVKRPEVIERIKVARSFGDLSENSEYDAAKDEQSAVEQRIVQIEQMLKYAQVVDADSVDPNEVSIGKTVTYTEVGTDDPETYTIVGSDESDPLNGKISNDSPIAQALLGKKKGEKVTINTPGGTFDVTINDVKTLN